TCATTTGCAGCATAGGAGCTCCACCAACATCTAAACTGATATGTTTGGTTTTAGCAGATCCCACTGGATTATCTAGCGTCAGGGTTGTGGGAGATAGTTGAGTTTGAGCGGAACCCTCTATTATCTTTAGTAAATGTTCCTTGATCTCTAAGTCGGCTTCCATACGATTATATTCGGGATGACCGACCAGTTGAGTACGGCGCAGAAAGGTAGCGGCATCCATCACCTCTTTTTCATTGACCATGGTCAAGCTAGCCAGATGTCCAATGTTCAAAGGGGGGCTATTTAGAAACCAACTCTCCTGATGACCAGTGATTTTATTTTTATGTAGCTCAGAAGCGTAGCCGGCTGAACTGCCCGCCATGGCAGCAATCTGCCGCAGTGACGATTCACTGATAGGATGCCCACCGTCAGTAGTGAGTAGCAGCTGCAATAGCCCCTTCTGGTCTGTGACGCTAAAAAGATACTCCTGACCATAATTATTTTTTTCAGGAGATTGAGTAGATAAATACCCCTCATTAACCAAATCTTGCCAAGTGATTTTTTGGTTAGGATTTTTTTGAAATTGTGAATAATGATCCTGCACATAGTGCTGTGCGGCTTTAGTAACTTGCCTCAGCTGTTGGGCGGTAATTTTATTGACTGTGCGTTCAGCATGCTGAGTAATATAGCGTGACCCGAGACTCATCAAACTCACCAAGACACAAGTCACGATAACAGCCTCTATGATCATAAACCCTTGCTGTAAAGGATAATGCTTTTTCCTATCAGATATTACCATGATAAAATTTTCCTAAAAAGGTAGTTCACTATTGTTGGCAGAAGTAGTGATATTATTTTTTAACCTTTTTATTACCCTAATCAATCATTGGGTATAACTAGATTATCTGATCTTTAACGGACATGGACACTGAATAAAATGAAGTACAAATTTGACAGTGACCTTTATAGGTTCTCTTAGGAATAGAAGTCAAATTTAGTTAGTGGTCTATAATGATTGACAATGAAGTTTATCGATAGAGCAGAATAATTTAAATAGGGGTAGACTCAGCATGCCCATCCCCCTACTAAACTTAGGAGGCATGGCTTCAACAGAAGATCTTTCGCAAGCAAAATTTAGAGATCCAGTGATATCAGCTCCCATGACTTTTTCATGGATCTTTATAAATTTGGAAAAGCAAGGGGTGCCTCTAGCCAAGCGCTTGGTAGATGTTCGTAGTGTTAGATGATGACGCTCAATACGTGGAGTAAAATTTTTCCCACAAGATGCTTGGGCTGAGAGAGCTGTTGCTGATAACTTCGCCAGCCATCGGTAGTCAACACTCGAATTGAAAATTTGGTGGTGGCTCACAATAATCGTTAGTAGCCTGCAGTGAGGAATATTCTAGTAGGGATTCAGCCTAGGTCTCACTACCAAGAGACAGGCTTTCGGCTGCATGCTTCGGAGAGGTACATGGATACTCAATTGTGGTATGCTAATTGATCTATTAAGATTGCTTTCTGTGGTATCAAACATGATGAATAGCACACCCTTTTACACAACAGTGACTGGATCGGCTTTATTGGAAAAATCCTTGGTCAACAAAGGCAGCGCCTTTACCGATGAGGAACGGTCTACCTTTCATCTCCACGGTTTGCTACCGGGAGCCGTCGAGTCGATTGACACCCAAACGGCCAGATCTTACCAACAGTTTTGTCAAATTGATAAGGCATTGGATCGTCATATCTACTTAAGAAACTTACAAGATACTAATGAAACCCTGTTCTATCGGTTGCTGCAAGAACATCTCAGTGAGATGATACCGTTTATCTACACACCAACCGTCGGTCAGGCGTGCCAACAATTTTCACATATCTACCGCCGATCCCGTGGTCTGGTACTCTCTTATCCGAACCGCCATCACCTAGACACCATACTGCAGAGCCTCTCACACCAAGAGGTGCGGGTGATTGTGGTAACAGATGGAGAACGCATTTTGGGTCTTGGCGATCAAGGCGCTGGGGGCATAGGGATCCCTATTGGGAAACTCTCCCTCTACACAGCCTGTGGGGGTATTGATCCTGCGTACACCCTGCCCATTCTACTGGATGTCGGGACTAATAATCCCCAACACCTGAGTGATCCACTCTACCTAGGGTGGCGCCAGCCGCGCATTGAGGCGGCCGCTTACGACGCTTTTGTGGAGCAGTGTATTCAAGCCATCCAACGTTATTGGCCGACTGTAGTGCTGCAATTTGAAGATTTTGCACAAAAAAATGCCTTCGCCCTGCTGAAGCGTTATCAACAGCGGCTCTGCTGTTTTAATGATGATATTCAAGGAACCGCAGCAGTCGCCCTAGGCTCTCTGATTGCAGCCTGTCATGCCGCCGGTAGCCAGCTCTCCCAGCAGCGTATCGTCTTTCTAGGCAGTGGATCAGCGGGCTGTGGGATTGCTGAGTTGATCATCGCCCAGATGGAGGCGGAGGGGTTGAGCCAGCAACAGGCGCGCCGCCGACTCTTTATGATCGGTAGTAAAGGGTTACTGACTGATCGATCAACCGCTCTGCCGCCCTTTAAGCAAGTCTTGGCACAAAGCAGCGAGGCTCTGAGTCACTGGCAACGACAGGATGAGCATTTTTCCTTATGGGAGGTGATTCATCATGCACAGCCCACGGTGCTGTTTGGGGTCTCTGGACAGCCTGGCCTGTTTGACGAACGGGTGATTCGTGAGCTGCATCGCCACTGCCCACGCCCGATTATCATGCCAC
This genomic stretch from unidentified bacterial endosymbiont harbors:
- a CDS encoding NAD-dependent malic enzyme, which gives rise to MMNSTPFYTTVTGSALLEKSLVNKGSAFTDEERSTFHLHGLLPGAVESIDTQTARSYQQFCQIDKALDRHIYLRNLQDTNETLFYRLLQEHLSEMIPFIYTPTVGQACQQFSHIYRRSRGLVLSYPNRHHLDTILQSLSHQEVRVIVVTDGERILGLGDQGAGGIGIPIGKLSLYTACGGIDPAYTLPILLDVGTNNPQHLSDPLYLGWRQPRIEAAAYDAFVEQCIQAIQRYWPTVVLQFEDFAQKNAFALLKRYQQRLCCFNDDIQGTAAVALGSLIAACHAAGSQLSQQRIVFLGSGSAGCGIAELIIAQMEAEGLSQQQARRRLFMIGSKGLLTDRSTALPPFKQVLAQSSEALSHWQRQDEHFSLWEVIHHAQPTVLFGVSGQPGLFDERVIRELHRHCPRPIIMPLSNPNSHAEAHPADLLAWTEGTALVATGSPFDAVQYQGKSYPIAQCNNTYIFPGLGLGLLTSQATQVTQKMLLAASRALAACSPLAQHGQGPLLPPLNEIQQVSRAIALQVAKAAQQEGVVAKAMSDTELQERIDQNFWQPCYRPYHYQAT
- the pilV gene encoding shufflon system plasmid conjugative transfer pilus tip adhesin PilV; this encodes MVISDRKKHYPLQQGFMIIEAVIVTCVLVSLMSLGSRYITQHAERTVNKITAQQLRQVTKAAQHYVQDHYSQFQKNPNQKITWQDLVNEGYLSTQSPEKNNYGQEYLFSVTDQKGLLQLLLTTDGGHPISESSLRQIAAMAGSSAGYASELHKNKITGHQESWFLNSPPLNIGHLASLTMVNEKEVMDAATFLRRTQLVGHPEYNRMEADLEIKEHLLKIIEGSAQTQLSPTTLTLDNPVGSAKTKHISLDVGGAPMLQMKDSYNTINNGAESLMSSDRLELIRPNEGNEIKLTSNNDPSITIKKSNANIKLNADELLMNSSYNAGSINMILNSWDSSDLGIHVTVEKVEPFWSTYTWSRGVHISPNWLRLPVYKRNHDSSFGSTQGKDYAIEVCNRSSRVEYGMETHIGRLFVVTNQSTGNTAIWICTTKPNRPVLLGYQD